From a single Paramisgurnus dabryanus chromosome 17, PD_genome_1.1, whole genome shotgun sequence genomic region:
- the hivep2b gene encoding transcription factor HIVEP2: MEANKSSSNAERSKQTVSFKDDKKHLSFEMTQRLQSSGSEDKIRVADQPQTAAESSSAGMESQALPSGSTLTSKSGEQCHVRLRRKTISLPNKQYLQSEYDLQLSEGPHRKEQKSGKTGKYVCQYCGRACAKPSVLKKHIRSHTGERPYPCIPCGFSFKTKSNLYKHRKSHAHAVKAGSVPYSEQDSKHADEELTAGEGEMHSDAEQSTDTDEEATEDLSLDTTIHNKDTDIFITEKSKKAAKKDDVLLSTPSSLKKETTSSGKVSLWQFREMMAPPAIAQVDQMVEFATIKKRLALRLSEKKSQDSEQSLSLPSSYSKGSTDSGYFSRSESAEQQFNPASASAKSYQEIMFGKCYKPTARPKQSITVQTCMTDINEATSSFMIKLNKSTKPGDLESCVHRSKKDLVRSLKIDSLQEEDYQDPDMYQGSTDLLETPLESGMFLRSNSLPTSSNSNLNAPQGLRSSNSFDERMTGADVTYRGAVGIRRLMRQTAFEHSANEGHGESDCYTHLACSLKSELKIGTESYQETESWPVSQSQMSETSTRKRRKDKSVMEEEDSQSQGSLNISKMKESALDTGFSDTERRAGSNVISVIQHTNKLNWSNASETSSDIKSHSADKAAKFNEKEHRIEGHGNDTNRSSERIDWQWGSSVNLKPHMMKQQLASQSSIQVPEIRVTVEPDRPDKNPDAGVKQREKHTEEFQWPQRSETLSQFPVEKLPPKKKRLRLAEMECSSGESSFESACTSLSRSPSQDSNLSHSSSFSQSLDREEILNIASQNNTDEFNKPLEFLSVPPISQSHHKEMRRSASEQAPYNFPIEVSEFRSKSFDFGSLSPSSTFRQEDVKERRRGFLVRQTSLSGEPDACSTSKQFSVEGSIEEMRCSLTSGPPFQQHKQISSDKHYTKPNVCLDIDSVTRLIKKEPEDFQAADTYISLRNPQEDCSQSLGNVLTTIAVLSQAQQALASQRMSSLLVPVRIQMQVPSYGSVTYTSISHILDSQTQNPILCVESKKSICESFTGINNTACEPSQISRQARGQLRSPQASPAKLNTGIPLSLTSKTISTTEAPSGSANKRMLSPASSIELFIEAKQQKRVKDENIYGQIVKELGAVELGNLKSEKECPKNIFESANIQEPTEEVDMDEVNLDSYPNAKLQSPASNPQDAAMMECKPTADRTMVTRYTALGAMPTEITGALLFSKFPGLHTTTCVSWCYLNSTKPNSTQTATQFSEYASWFMRCHNPNPPSLNTGMVLALLRSKQRRQDVVYTIATMYQPGLLVTSTPWRQKQEQLTLEYNEEEKKHDVRLKDIGQRCKSLREDVALSVRQPEPTRVRIFEGGYKSNEDYVYVRGRGRGKYICEECGIRCKKPSMLKKHIRTHTDVRPYACKCCNFAFKTKGNLTKHMKSKSHMKKCLELGVSPTAIDSTEDADDLQKSPDIRTAETPIKHQFSDVEDSDGVDEDGDEPEDEEDDECDGDSTPKTLSRSTSPQPYAVNKPFFSSRITKPYHDTSLNPSKEQLEISSPGTEDDFTYSELCSPQLLSPCWDSPRPRYTCPRGDVSPLGHLLSSRDSSPLRAVSPRRDLSIRGDFSPIQQLSLVRPASSDSIGRAQSPMGRQKGVLRAASPRRGSYQHRAHVDQGRSVRFQTSPHRPVFEVLSDMGMDQVDAPLYVPVGLCSSKDPSTRLQPDILSHLPLHSQGQVPTPVPMIPIGGLRMPSTSSPGAAGERNFLPSIPKGNISESSCNTSAPIPDPGLAHGGEMPHTSLPHKDDRKEESVQICAKAIASLRITSDDATDKTPKS, translated from the exons ATGGAGGCTAACAAATCCTCCAGTAATGCAGAGCGATCCAAGCAGACGGTCAGTTTTAAAGATGACAAAAAACACTTGTCATTTGAGATGACACAAAGACTCCAATCCTCTGGCTCAGAGGACAAAATAAGAGTGGCAGATCAACCTCAGACAGCTGCTGAAAGTTCATCTGCTGGTATGGAGTCACAGGCCCTCCCTTCAGGAAGTACTCTTACCTCAAAATCTGGAGAACAGTGTCACGTTCGTCTCAGGAGAAAGACCATTTCTCTCCCGAACAAACAGTATCTTCAATCGGAATATGATCTTCAGCTGTCCGAGGGCCCGCATAGAAAAGAGCAGAAATCTGGGAAGACTGGAAAATATGTATGCCAGTATTGTGGAAGAGCTTGCGCCAAACCCAGCGTGTTGAAGAAGCACATCCGTTCTCATACAGGTGAGCGGCCGTATCCGTGTATCCCTTGtggtttttcatttaaaaccaaGAGCAACCTGTACAAACACAGAAAATCTCACGCCCATGCAGTGAAAGCCGGGTCGGTTCCGTATTCGGAACAAGACAGCAAGCATGCAGATGAAGAGTTGACAGCCGGGGAAGGTGAGATGCACTCCGATGCAGAGCAGAGTACTGATACCGATGAAGAGGCCACAGAGGATTTGTCTTTGGATACCACAATCCATAACAAAGATACAGATATTTTCATTACAGAAAAGAGTAAAAAAGCAGCAAAAAAAGACGATGTGTTGCTCTCCACCCCAAGTTCACTCAAAAAGGAAACTACATCATCGGGAAAAGTGTCTTTGTGGCAGTTTCGAGAAATGATGGCACCGCCAGCGATTGCTCAGGTGGACCAAATGGTGGAGTTCGCCACCATCAAGAAAAGATTGGCACTCAGGCTGTCAGAGAAGAAAAGTCAAGACTCTGAACAGTCTCTTTCTCTGCCCAGTTCTTACAGTAAGGGTAGCACCGATTCCGGATACTTCTCGCGTTCCGAGAGTGCCGAACAACAGTTCAACCCGGCAAGTGCGAGTGCCAAGTCCTATCAAGAAATCATGTTTGGAAAATGTTATAAACCGACTGCCAGACCAAAGCAATCAATCACCGTACAGACCTGTATGACGGACATAAATGAAGCCACGTCAAGTTTCATGAtaaaactaaacaaaagcaCTAAGCCAGGTGATCTAGAATCCTGTGTACATCGGAGCAAAAAAGACCTTGTTCGATCGTTAAAAATTGATTCTTTGCAAGAGGAAGATTACCAAGATCCTGATATGTATCAAGGTAGCACAGATCTTTTGGAAACGCCATTAGAGAGTGGCATGTTCTTACGCAGCAACTCTCTTCCAACGTCATCTAATTCAAATCTGAATGCGCCACAAGGACTAAGAAGCAGTAATTCATTCGATGAAAGAATGACAGGTGCTGATGTCACTTACCGGGGGGCGGTGGGTATAAGAAGACTCATGCGTCAAACTGCGTTTGAACACTCAGCTAATGAGGGACATGGGGAATCAGACTGTTACACTCACCTGGCTTGTAGCCTGAAATCTGAGTTAAAAATTGGCACTGAAAGCTATCAAGAAACTGAGTCATGGCCAGTCTCCCAAAGCCAAATGTCAGAAACATCCACAAGAAAACGAAGAAAAGACAAAAGTGTTATGGAGGAAGAAGATTCTCAAAGTCAAGGGTCTCTAAACATATCTAAGATGAAGGAAAGTGCTTTAGATACTGGCTTCTCTGATACTGAGAGAAGAGCTGGCAGCAATGTTATCTCAGTAATTCAGCATACGAATAAATTAAACTGGTCAAACGCCTCAGAGACGTCATCAGACATTAAATCACATAGTGCAGACAAAGCTGCCAAATTCAATGAAAAGGAGCATAGGATAGAGGGTCATGGAAATGACACAAATCGTAGCTCGGAAAGAATAGACTGGCAATGGGGTAGCAGTGTAAACCTGAAACCTCACATGATGAAGCAGCAGCTAGCGTCTCAGTCCAGTATCCAAGTGCCAGAGATTAGAGTAACAGTGGAGCCTGACAGACCAGACAAAAATCCAGATGCAGGGGTCAAACAAAGAGAGAAGCACACTGAAGAGTTCCAGTGGCCGCAAAGGAGTGAGACGCTGTCACAGTTTCCAGTGGAAAAACTACCACCCAAAAAGAAACGGTTGAGATTAGCGGAGATGGAATGTTCTTCTGGCGAGTCCAGTTTTGAATCTGCTTGCACAAGTCTCTCCAGAAGTCCTAGTCAGGATAGCAATTTATCTCACAGTTCAAGCTTCTCCCAGTCACTCGACAGAGAGGAGATCCTTAATATCGCATCTCAAAACAATACAGATGAGTTTAATAAGCCATTGGAGTTCTTATCAGTTCCACCGATTTCCCAGAGTCATCACAAAGAAATGCGACGGTCTGCATCAGAGCAAGCACCCTATAACTTTCCTATAGAGGTTTCGGAGTTTAGAAGCAAGTCATTCGACTTTGGAAGTCTGTCTCCATCATCTACATTTAGACAGGAGGATGTTAAAGAACGTAGAAGGGGCTTCTTAGTTAGACAGACATCTTTAAGTGGCGAACCCGATGCTTGCTCTACAAGCAAACAATTTTCAGTTGAGGGATCCATTGAAGAAATGAGATGTTCTTTAACTTCAGGTCCCCCATTTCAGCAGCATAAACAAATCTCATCTGATAAGCATTACACCAAACCCAATGTTTGTCTCGACATTGATAGTGTAACGCGTCTAATTAAGAAGGAACCTGAAGATTTCCAGGCAGCTGATACTTATATCAGCTTAAGGAACCCACAGGAAGATTGTTCACAGAGCTTGGGCAATGTTTTGACCACAATAGCAGTACTTTCACAAGCTCAACAAGCATTAGCCAGTCAAAGGATGTCCAGTTTACTGGTTCCTGTGCGAATTCAGATGCAAGTGCCATCCTATGGAAGCGTAACATACACAAGTATATCTCATATTCTGGATTCTCAAACACAAAATCCTATCTTGTGTGTAGAAAGCAAGAAATCCATCTGTGAGAGTTTCACTGGTATCAATAACACAGCATGTGAACCATCTCAAATTTCAAGGCAAGCCAGGGGACAACTGCGCAGCCCACAGGCATCACCGGCAAAGCTTAATACAGGTATCCCTTTGTCGTTAACATCTAAAACCATCTCGACCACTGAGGCCCCTAGTGGCAGCGCAAACAAGCGCATGCTTTCTCCTGCGAGTAGCATTGAGCTCTTCATCGAAGCAAAGCAACAAAAACGAGTTAAAGATGAGAACATTTACGGACAGATTGTGAAAGAGCTAGGTGCTGTGGAGTTAGGAAATCTTAAAAGTGAAAAAGAATGTCCCAAGAACATTTTTGAATCTGCAAATATCCAGGAGCCCACAGAGGAGGTAGATATGGATGAGGTCAACTTAGATTCATACCCCAATGCAAAGTTACAGTCACCTGCCAGTAATCCTCAAGATGCTGCTATGATGGAATGCAAACCAACAGCAGATCGCACGATGGTTACTCGATATACTGCCTTAGGTGCTATGCCCACTGAGATCACTGGTGCTTTACTATTCTCCAAGTTTCCAGGGCTTCATACTACTACTTGTGTAAGCTGGTGCTATCTTAACTCAACTAAGCCAAATAGCACCCAAACAGCCACCCAGTTTTCAGAGTATGCCTCGTGGTTCATGAGATGCCATAACCCCAACCCACCCAGTCTTAACACGGGGATGGTTCTTGCTCTTCTCCGATCCAAACAAAGGAGGCAAGATGTGGTTTATACGATCGCTACCATGTATCAACCTGGATTACTTGTTACCTCCACTCCATGGAGACAAAAACAAGAACAA CTAACTCTGGAATACAATGAGGAAGAGAAAAAACATGACGTAAGACTGAAAGACATTGGCCAGAGATGCAAATCCTTACGAGAGGACGTTGCATTGTCTGTACGTCAACCAGAACCAACGCGTGTAAGGATTTTCGAAGGAGG CTATAAGTCCAATGAGGACTATGTGTATGTGAGGGGCCGTGGCAGGGGAAAGTATATTTGTGAAGAGTGTGGTATTCGTTGTAAGAAGCCGAGCATGCTCAAGAAACACATCCGAACTCACACCGATGTGAGACCTTATGCCTGCAAGTGCTGCAATTTTGCCTTTAAAACTAAAG GGAATCTTACCAAGCATATGAAGTCAAAGTCTCATATGAAAAAATGCCTCGAACTGGGAGTTTCACCCACTGCTATTGACAGTACAGAGGATGCAG ATGACCTCCAGAAGTCCCCAGATATCAGGACAGCAGAAACACCCATTAAACATCAATTCTCAGATGTGGAGGACTCTGATGGTGTCGACGAGGATGGGGATGAGCCAGAAGATGAGGAAGACGATGAATGCGATGGTGATTCTACACCAAAAACGCTGTCCAGAAGCACAAGTCCTCAGCCCTATGCAGTCAACAAGCCATTTTTCTCCAGCCGTATCACTAAACCATATCACGACACAAGCCTCAATCCATCGAAGGAACAGCTTGAAATTTCATCCCCGGGTACTGAGGATGATTTCACTTATTCAGAGCTCTGCTCACCTCAACTGTTGTCACCTTGTTGGGACTCACCTCGCCCGAGGTACACATGCCCTAGAGGAGACGTGTCACCCCTGGGCCATTTGTTGTCAAGCCGTGATTCGTCTCCCCTGAGGGCTGTTTCTCCGAGGAGAGATCTGAGTATCAGAGGGGATTTCTCACCTATTCAGCAGCTCTCACTTGTAAGACCTGCAAGTTCTGACTCAATAGGACGAGCACAGTCTCCAATGGGTCGACAAAAAGGGGTTCTCAGGGCAGCGTCCCCACGCAGGGGCTCTTACCAGCACCGGGCCCACGTGGATCAGGGAAGGAGTGTCAGATTTCAGACTTCGCCCCATAGACCAGTTTTTGAAGTACTCTCGGATATGGGAATG GATCAAGTAGATGCTCCTCTGTATGTTCCTGTCGGCCTATGCAGCTCTAAAGATCCATCTACCAGACTGCAGCCAGACATCCTCAGCCATTTACCTTTGCACTCTCAAGGGCAGGTGCCAACACCTGTTCCAATGATCCCTATCGGGGGATTAAGGATGCCCTCCACATCTTCACCTGGTGCTGCTGGGGAGAGAAATTTCCTCCCGTCAATTCCAAAAGGGAACATATCAGAAAGTTCTTGCAACACCTCAGCCCCCATCCCAGATCCTGGATTAGCCCACGGTGGGGAGATGCCTCACACCAGCCTTCCCCACAAAGATGATAGAAAGGAAGAGAGTGTCCAGATCTGTGCAAAAGCTATTGCGTCCCTCCGAATAACATCTGATGATGCAACTGATAAAACCCCTAAAAGTTGA